The following DNA comes from Weissella koreensis KACC 15510.
CATTTCAACAAAATTACCAACATGCGCGCGTACACCAACTTCTGAAGCTGGTCGTAAATGTGCATAAGGTCCGACCGTAGCTTCTGGGCCGACAACTGATTCTTCGATAGTAGAATTATCAATCACACTAGCGGTTTTAATTTCTGAATCAATGATCCGTGTTCCTGCCGTCAAAACTACATTACTATCAATTTTGGTGTGGCCCTTAAGAACCACATTATTTTCAATGACAGTATCTGAACCAATTTGAACATCAACATCGATATAAGTTGTCTGTGGGTCAATCAAAGTAACCCCATTTTTCATATGTTGAGTATTAATTCGTTGTCGCAAAATTTGATTGGCTTGAGCTAAGGCGACTCGATCATTTACACCCATTGATTGATTGAAGTCATCAATTTGGTAAGCGCCTACCACCTGATCTTTTTTACGTAAAATTTCTAGAGTATCTGGTAAATAATATTCACCTTGAGCATTATCATTAGTGACTTGTTCTAAAGCCGCAAACAAAAGTTGATTGTCAAAAACATAAACACCGGTATTAATTTCATCAACACCAGCCTCAGCTTCATTCGCGTCTTTTTGTTCTACAATTCGCAAAACTGCACCATCATCAGCTCGAATAACCCGACCATATCCAAAAGGATTGGCTGCTTTGGCTGTCAAAACAGTTACAGCGTTACCACTCTGTTCATGATAAGCAAAAGCATTTTCATAGGTCGCTTTCGTAAACAAAGGCGCATCACCTGAAGCAATCAAGGTTGATCCTTCTTGTTTCGCTAAAATAGGAGCTGCCATCTTAACCGCATGTCCTGTTCCCAATTGCTCCGTTTGAACAACAACGGAAGAACGATCTTCTACTTGAGCTCGAACCATTTCTGCTTCATGTCCAACAACCGTTACAATATTTTCAACACCTACCGCTAAGATCGTATCCAAAACCAAATCTACCATAGTTTTACCGCCAACTTTGTGCAAAACTTTTGGCAAAGTTGATTTCATCCGTGTTCCCTTACCTGCGGCCATAATAATACTATAACGTCCCATTTCAATCTCACTTTCAGCCCGAAAATATCGGCTAATATTTTTATTTTTTCGTTAATTGTTGTAATTGTGAATTATCCTGATAAATTTCTGTCTTGAAGTTACCAGCCCGTACGTCGAGTAAACCACCTTCTTTATCCGTGTTAACATGGATCAAAGCAGAATACTTATCAATCACGCGATGTTCAACTTCGCCTTCAACTACCACAGCCACTCCAGCCACAGTACCTTCAAATTCACGCACCAATGATTCCATTCCGCGAATTGTACCGCCAGCTTTCATAAAATCATCGACAATCAAAACACGTGAACCCATTGGCAAAGACCTTCGGGATAGTTCCATTTTCTCTAATCGCTTGGCCTGACCTGTCACATAATTAACCGACATAGTTGGACCTTCCGTTACTTTTGTATCATTTCTTGCGATCACAAACGGCACATTTAAAGCTTCAGCAACTGATTGCGCTACCGGTACACCCTTTGTAGCTGCAGTAATTACCGCATCAATTGGTTCTTTAATATACTGCGTTGCAATTAGACGACCAATCTTTTCTAGAATCCAAGGTTGCCCTAACAAATCTGACAAATAGACATAACCACCTGGTAAAACCCGGGTCTCATCACTGATTTCATTTACTAATCCATCAACAAAATTTTCAGCTTCTGCTTCAGTCATAATCGGAGTAAATTTTGCTCCGCCGGCTGCACCAGGAATCGTTTCTAAAATTCCCGTCCCATTTTGTAAAAATGTTCTTTTTAAAATTGCTAAATCTTCTGAAATTGATGATTTAGCGGATTCATATTGATCAGCAAATTTAGTTAATGAAATCAGCGTTCTTGGATGTGCTAATAAATAACGTGTCATATCCACTAGTCGGTCACTGCGCCGTATTTTCATGGTCCGCTCCTTTTCATTGTTCGTGTTTTACAAATATTATACTTTAATAATAACACGAAAACACGAACGTTTCTTCCTATAAATTAACCTTTCACAATAAGTTGAATTATATTCCATACACAGTACATTTTATATCACTGCACAACTATATTTATACTCTTAATAATCCATATAAATAATGTAAATTTTTCATAACTTTTACAATTCAATTTATCAACATTTATCACCTCAAACCACAATAAATTAGCAATATTTTTTGAAAGATTGTGATACATCTATTTATATCGTGTGTGCGTGTTTGAAATATCTATTAAAATTAATCACATTTTCAATCATGGCAACAATGTTTAATCATTCATTTTAATTATTTTCAAAAGCAGTTTAGCACAATCTAAAAAATTGGTATACTGACTTTATAATTAAAAAATAATGTAACAAATTATGCTTCAAAGGAGTGTTGTATGGCAATTAAAAGACCAGAATATATTTTAGCAATCGATCAAGGTACGACTGGGTCACGAGCTGTGTTATTCAATAAAAACGCCCGGCGTGTCGCCAGTACTGCCATCCCACTCACCCCTATTAATCCTCATGTTGGTTGGGAAGAACAATCACCTGAGGCCATTTGGCGAACCACTAAAAATGCAATTACAGATACGATGATCGAAGCCGGTATTCAAGCTCAATCAATTCAAGCGATTGGAATTGCTAGCCAACGTGAATCCACAATCGTCTGGAATAAGAATACCGGCCAACCAGTTTATAACGCCATTATTTGGTCTTCAACTCAGACCCAAGCAATTGTGGACCAAGTACGAGCAGATGGTTATGAAGAAATTATC
Coding sequences within:
- the glmU gene encoding bifunctional UDP-N-acetylglucosamine diphosphorylase/glucosamine-1-phosphate N-acetyltransferase GlmU, producing MGRYSIIMAAGKGTRMKSTLPKVLHKVGGKTMVDLVLDTILAVGVENIVTVVGHEAEMVRAQVEDRSSVVVQTEQLGTGHAVKMAAPILAKQEGSTLIASGDAPLFTKATYENAFAYHEQSGNAVTVLTAKAANPFGYGRVIRADDGAVLRIVEQKDANEAEAGVDEINTGVYVFDNQLLFAALEQVTNDNAQGEYYLPDTLEILRKKDQVVGAYQIDDFNQSMGVNDRVALAQANQILRQRINTQHMKNGVTLIDPQTTYIDVDVQIGSDTVIENNVVLKGHTKIDSNVVLTAGTRIIDSEIKTASVIDNSTIEESVVGPEATVGPYAHLRPASEVGVRAHVGNFVEMKKAQLGTDSKAGHLTYIGDATIGSDVNIGAGTVFVNYDGQNKHHTTIGDRAFIGSNTKIIGPVEMKAETISAAGSTITDDIPEHAMGIARARQENKPDFWERLPVADKFKSLKK
- the purR gene encoding pur operon repressor codes for the protein MKIRRSDRLVDMTRYLLAHPRTLISLTKFADQYESAKSSISEDLAILKRTFLQNGTGILETIPGAAGGAKFTPIMTEAEAENFVDGLVNEISDETRVLPGGYVYLSDLLGQPWILEKIGRLIATQYIKEPIDAVITAATKGVPVAQSVAEALNVPFVIARNDTKVTEGPTMSVNYVTGQAKRLEKMELSRRSLPMGSRVLIVDDFMKAGGTIRGMESLVREFEGTVAGVAVVVEGEVEHRVIDKYSALIHVNTDKEGGLLDVRAGNFKTEIYQDNSQLQQLTKK